A genomic segment from Toxotes jaculatrix isolate fToxJac2 chromosome 6, fToxJac2.pri, whole genome shotgun sequence encodes:
- the rtca gene encoding RNA 3'-terminal phosphate cyclase: MKMEPAAAAKEIDGSVMEGGGQILRVSAALSCITGSAIKITKIRAGRSTPGLRPQHLSGLQLVSDLCSGSLQGASIGSTDISLTPGKIQSGNHTADTQTAGSVCLLLQVALPCALYADASSQLCLKGGTNAEMAPQIDYTVKVFKPIVEKFGVHFDCDIKMRGYYPKGGGEVLVTVNPVKELQPVTMTERGNITKIYGRAFVAGVLPFKLAKDMSAAAVRTIRKEIKELYINIQSLQEKDKACGNGNGIIIIAESSTGCLFAGSALGKKGVYADKIGIEAAEMLLRNIRHNGCVDEFLQDQLIIFMALAKGTSRIRTGAVTLHTQTAIHIAEQLTQAKFTITKCEDELSSNVTYIIECQGSGAANLNL; this comes from the exons ATGAAGATGGAACCGGCGGCGGCGGCTAAGGAGATTGATGGCAGCGTGATGGAAGGA GGCGGACAGATCCTGAGAGTCTCCGCGGCGCTCAGCTGTATCACCGGCTCTGCCATCAAAATCACGAAAATCCGCGCCGGCAGGAGCACACCGGGGCTCAG aCCACAGCACCTGAGCGGCCTGCAGCTGGTCTCAGATCTGTGTTCAGGCAGTCTGCAGGGAGCCAGCATCGGCTCCACCGACATCAGTCTGACTCCAGGAAAGATCCAGTCTGGGAACCACACGGccgacacacagacagcagg gagtgtgtgtctgctgctgcaggtagCTCTACCCTGTGCTCTGTACGCTGACGCCTCTTCACAGCTCTGTCTGAAGGGAGGAACCAATGCTGAGATGGCTCCTCAGATTGACTACACTGTCAAG GTGTTTAAACCCATTGTGGAGAAGTTTGGAGTCCATTTTGACTGTGACATCAAAATGAG gGGTTACTACCCTAAAGGTGGAGGTGAAGTGTTGGTGACAGTCAATCCGGTCAAAGAGCTGCAGCCTGTCACCAtgacagagaggggaaacaTCACCAAGATCTACGGCAGAGCATTCGTCGCTGGAGTCCTGCCCTTCAAA TTGGCTAAAGACATGTCGGCTGCTGCTGTTCGAACCATCAGGAAGGAAATCAAAGAACTTTACATTAACATTCAGTCGCTACAGGAGAAAGACAAGGCCTGCGGTAACGGCAACGGCATCAT aatcATTGCTGAGTCGTCTACAGGTTGTCTGTTTGCAGGTTCCGCTCTGGGGAAGAAAG gtgTGTATGCAGATAAAATTGGTATTGAAGCTGCTGAAATGTTGTTGAGGAACATCAGACACAACGGCTGTGTGGACGAGTTCCTACAGGACCAG CTCATCATCTTCATGGCGCTGGCAAAGGGAACGTCTCGGATTCGAACCGGTGCTGTGACGCTGCACACACAGACGGCCATCCACATCGCAGAGCAGCTCACTCAG gCAAAgttcacaataacaaaatgtGAGGATGAGCTCAGCAGTAACGTGACCTACATCATCGAATGTCAAGGATCAGGAGCCGCCAACCTCAACCTGTAG